The following are encoded together in the Malaya genurostris strain Urasoe2022 chromosome 3, Malgen_1.1, whole genome shotgun sequence genome:
- the LOC131434217 gene encoding uncharacterized protein LOC131434217, with protein sequence MLPDLIKTCIALSVIVSIVVPLDAADAICERIDFNDFSSFKIRQCSDGNKEILRLSAYAASPVFTPFRPNIVYYLTNPLPGINCCESIESFFVNSFTEIRMIYQLLFRSTSVLTIRLLNLDLLDSRGKPIVEQIWSTQQQTQTWSLFSGLVEKEIKRARLQIEVDMSADGQIAIEYITVFNSLVLEQFCKELDEFYVPPPAISTTSTTPRPPVTTVASTTLSSTRRTRSTSTTIVTPVPTTTTTLATTTTVPITTTSSTTTTTTTTTTVPSTSTTRTTSTTTIAPTTTIEPTTSTTTSRSTTEIQTESTSTTTSSTTTTPPTSTSTTPSSTATTTTTLATSTTTTPRTTSTTETTSTTTTSASTSTKTTTPASTNPTTETTLSLATTSRPITTRSTSTTELISTPLPTIRTLSTPTSTANSSIELSTSTNVVSTTETHPTVTTIATPEPTTRSSDSTPQQTRSEIPLVTEPEITTELVSSSQHSPSASSTIPTAKETTSSTTRRTRSTTRRTTRPRTTTEPVTSTTDLTTEQITTNVFVTTTPQLNSTNLQTTEVQSASTTTVFFTDTSSLSEASTISSDTKATELTTPASTIGFNSTDSLITQTPSSHQSHSPTFRPTSLPLNQSPLDESSAIWVALTGIFVTLFVLVSAIGVYMYVSCQQINNVVRRELELTEVEPSHTMSAPRTAINQYVSPTVLQNFHRQRQKQMKKRTRKQRESVHSTTSDNSSAFVNARRYTKDPILPVSNRPFSLAAEIKKTRLKSGFNKF encoded by the coding sequence ATGTTACCGGATTTGATCAAAACTTGCATTGCACTATCGGTAATAGTGTCGATTGTGGTGCCCTTGGACGCAGCGGATGCCATTTGTGAACGTATCGACTTCAACGACTTCAGCTCCTTCAAGATTCGACAGTGCTCTGACGGCAACAAGGAAATATTGCGTCTTTCGGCTTATGCAGCATCGCCCGTTTTCACGCCATTTCGACCAAACATTGTGTATTATCTGACTAATCCACTTCCAGGAATCAATTGCTGCGAATCAATCGAGAGCTTCTTTGTTAATTCGTTCACGGAGATTCGAATGATTTATCAGCTGTTGTTTCGGTCGACTTCAGTACTGACGATAAGATTATTGAATTTAGATCTACTAGACAGTCGCGGAAAACCCATAGTGGAACAGATTTGGTCTACCCAACAGCAAACTCAAACCTGGAGTCTTTTTTCCGGGTTGGTGGAGAAAGAGATTAAGCGAGCCAGATTGCAGATCGAAGTTGACATGAGCGCGGATGGTCAAATAGCCATTGAATATATTACGGTGTTTAATTCGCTCgttttggaacagttttgcAAAGAGTTGGACGAATTTTATGTTCCACCGCCCGCCATTTCAACTACGAGTACAACGCCCAGGCCACCCGTGACGACAGTTGCTTCAACTACTCTCAGCTCAACACGTCGAACCAGGTCTACGTCAACTACGATAGTGACGCCAGtaccaacaacgacaacaactctCGCAACTACAACTACGGTTCCTATAACAACGACTTCCAGCACAACaacaactactactactactactacagtTCCATCTACTTCGACAACTCGAACAACGTCAACAACGACAATAGCTCCAACTACTACGATAGAACCAACAACTTCAACGACTACCTCTCGTTCCACAACAGAAATCCAAACAGAGTCCACGTCCACAACAACTAGCTCAACAACTACTACTCCTCCTACAAGCACGTCCACAACACCTAGCTCAAcggctactactactactactctaGCCACTTCCACAACAACTACTCCTAGAACCACTTCCACAACAGAAACTACATCAACAACTACAACTTCCGCATCAACTAGTACAAAAACTACAACTCCCGCAAGCACGAATCCTACAACAGAAACTACTTTATCTTTAGCTACGACTTCTAGACCCATTACTACAAGATCTACAAGTACTACCGAGCTCATATCTACACCGCTACCAACAATAAGAACATTGAGCACACCAACTTCAACTGCAAATAGTTCAATTGAACTTTCAACGAGTACGAATGTTGTTAGCACAACAGAAACACATCCAACCGTAACAACAATAGCTACTCCTGAACCGACGACAAGATCATCAGATTCAACACCACAACAAACTAGAAGCGAAATACCATTAGTAACAGAACCCGAAATTACTACTGAGTTAGTATCTTCATCTCAgcattcgccatccgccagttCTACAATACCTACCGCAAAGGAAACAACCTCCTCTACTACTCGTCGTACGAGAAGTACAACGCGAAGAACAACACGACCCAGAACGACGACTGAACCGGTAACCTCTACCACCGATCTAACCACAGAACAAATCACAACGAATGTTTTCGTAACTACAACCCCTCAACTGAATAGTACAAATCTGCAGACAACAGAAGTGCAATCCGCTTCTACAACAACTGTATTCTTCACGGACACAAGCTCGTTATCGGAAGCTTCGACAATCAGTTCGGATACGAAAGCAACGGAATTGACGACTCCTGCTTCTACGATTGGATTCAACTCCACAGATTCTCTAATAACACAGACGCCATCATCACACCAATCCCATTCACCAACATTCCGTCCAACTAGTTTACCACTAAACCAGTCCCCGTTAGATGAATCAAGCGCCATTTGGGTTGCATTGACCGGGATATTTGTGACGCTTTTCGTTCTGGTTTCAGCGATTGGTGTCTACATGTACGTCAGCTGTCAACAGATAAACAATGTCGTCCGCCGAGAGCTGGAACTGACCGAGGTAGAACCAAGTCACACAATGTCGGCACCTCGGACCGCCATCAATCAGTACGTGTCACCGACGGTACTGCAGAACTTCCACCGTCAGCGACAGAAGCAGATGAAGAAACGTACCCGGAAACAACGGGAAAGCGTACATTCGACTACCAGTGACAATAGTAGTGCCTTTGTCAACGCAAGGAGATACACCAAAGATCCCATTCTTCCGGTGTCCAATCGGCCTTTCTCACTGGCAGCGGAAATTAAGAAAACTAGACTCAAGAGTGGATTCAATAAATTTTAG